One window from the genome of Gimesia aquarii encodes:
- the acnA gene encoding aconitate hydratase AcnA, translating into MASGNPFGAESQLKTADGELSYFRLQKLIDDGIGEIETLPYSIRVLLESCLRNVDGFVVNEADVNNLANWSAESPNPVEIPFKPGRVVLQDFTGVPAVVDLAALRSAMVRLGGDPQKINPLVPCDLVIDHSVQVDEFATRFSLQHNVEKEFERNQERYQFLRWGQQALNNFSVVPPATGIVHQVNLEYLAKVVLTKDGVAYPDSLVGTDSHTTMINGLGVVGWGVGGIEAEAVMLGQPIYMLTPEVVGFKLTGGLPEGATATDLVLRIVQMLREHGVVGKFVEFYGPGLSNMSLADRATIANMAPEYGATIGFFPVDDETLNYMRRTGRTEAEVDLVDRYYKAQGLFRTDSSPEPRFTSGLQLDLSTVEVSLAGPKRPQDRIALTEMKSQWHRDLGETFGKSDPSETSVAVEYDNQNFNLEDGSVVIAAITSCTNTSNPSVMIGAGLLAKKAAEKGLTRKPWVKTSLAPGSRVVTDYLEKSGLTPYLDQLGFNLVGYGCTTCIGNSGPLPQPISKAINENDIVASAVLSGNRNFEGRISPDVRANYLASPPLVVAYALAGTTDIDLSTDPLGQDQAGNDVFLKDLWPSQAEVNAAMESSITPEMFREQYGKATEGSPEWQAINGGDGDIFAWDEKSTYVQEPPFFVDMPTTPAPISSITGARVLVSVGDSVTTDHISPAGAIKADSPAGKYLQENGVTPQNFNSYGSRRGNDRVMTRGTFANIRLSNLLAPGTTGGVTTYLPTGDQTSIYEASLKYKEAGKPLIVLAGGDYGMGSSRDWAAKGTFLLGIKAVIATSFERIHRSNLVGMGVLPLQFRDGESREELGLDGTESFDIELDDDLKPGQAIRVTATKADGTQVLFTAQCRVDTPVEVEYYRNGGILHKVLRDLAQS; encoded by the coding sequence ATGGCTTCCGGAAATCCTTTTGGCGCGGAAAGTCAATTAAAAACAGCAGACGGAGAACTGAGTTACTTCCGCCTGCAGAAACTGATTGATGATGGCATTGGTGAAATTGAAACTCTTCCGTATTCGATTCGTGTCTTACTTGAATCGTGCCTGCGAAATGTGGATGGATTCGTTGTCAATGAAGCCGATGTCAATAATCTGGCCAACTGGAGTGCTGAATCGCCGAACCCAGTAGAAATTCCATTTAAGCCTGGTCGTGTCGTATTACAAGATTTCACAGGTGTTCCCGCTGTCGTCGATCTGGCCGCTCTTAGAAGCGCCATGGTACGGCTCGGCGGTGATCCTCAAAAAATCAATCCACTTGTGCCATGCGACCTGGTGATCGACCACTCGGTTCAAGTCGATGAGTTTGCGACCCGGTTCTCACTGCAACACAATGTGGAAAAAGAATTCGAACGCAATCAGGAACGCTATCAGTTTCTCCGTTGGGGGCAACAGGCATTGAACAACTTCAGTGTCGTGCCTCCTGCAACCGGAATTGTGCATCAAGTTAACCTGGAATATCTGGCCAAAGTAGTACTCACTAAAGACGGAGTTGCCTATCCCGACAGTCTGGTCGGTACCGACAGCCATACGACAATGATCAACGGCCTGGGAGTTGTTGGTTGGGGAGTTGGTGGCATTGAAGCTGAAGCAGTAATGCTTGGCCAACCCATTTATATGCTGACACCAGAAGTTGTCGGCTTCAAACTCACAGGTGGACTTCCAGAAGGAGCCACCGCCACTGACCTGGTACTCAGAATCGTACAGATGTTGCGCGAGCACGGTGTTGTAGGCAAGTTTGTTGAATTTTACGGTCCTGGATTATCAAACATGAGTCTGGCCGACCGCGCTACCATTGCCAACATGGCACCGGAATACGGTGCCACAATCGGCTTCTTTCCCGTAGATGATGAAACACTGAATTACATGCGTCGTACCGGTCGAACTGAGGCCGAAGTCGATCTGGTAGATCGCTATTACAAAGCACAAGGTCTGTTCCGAACTGACAGTTCGCCCGAACCACGTTTCACAAGTGGCTTACAATTGGATCTTTCCACCGTTGAAGTGTCTCTCGCCGGACCGAAACGTCCACAGGACCGCATCGCCTTGACCGAAATGAAATCACAGTGGCACAGAGATCTGGGCGAAACATTCGGCAAATCTGATCCTTCGGAAACGAGTGTGGCTGTCGAATATGATAACCAGAATTTCAATCTCGAAGATGGGTCGGTTGTGATCGCCGCTATTACCAGTTGTACGAATACCAGTAATCCTTCAGTGATGATTGGTGCTGGATTGTTGGCAAAGAAAGCTGCTGAAAAAGGCCTTACACGAAAACCCTGGGTCAAAACCAGTTTGGCTCCTGGAAGCCGCGTCGTTACAGATTACCTGGAAAAATCGGGACTCACCCCCTACCTCGATCAACTTGGGTTTAATCTAGTTGGCTATGGTTGTACAACCTGCATTGGAAACAGTGGGCCACTTCCTCAGCCAATTTCCAAGGCCATCAACGAGAATGATATCGTCGCATCTGCCGTGCTTTCTGGGAACCGTAACTTTGAAGGTCGCATTAGCCCCGATGTTCGTGCAAACTATCTCGCCAGTCCTCCGCTGGTCGTTGCCTATGCTCTGGCAGGAACTACGGATATCGATTTGAGCACGGATCCTCTGGGACAAGATCAAGCAGGTAACGATGTCTTCCTGAAAGATCTCTGGCCCTCCCAGGCTGAAGTCAATGCGGCTATGGAATCTTCGATCACCCCGGAAATGTTCCGAGAACAGTATGGGAAAGCAACAGAAGGTTCTCCTGAATGGCAAGCCATCAATGGCGGTGATGGGGACATTTTTGCATGGGATGAAAAAAGCACCTACGTGCAGGAACCACCTTTCTTTGTTGATATGCCAACCACTCCTGCTCCCATCAGTTCGATCACGGGAGCGCGTGTACTCGTTTCTGTGGGAGACTCTGTAACCACCGATCATATTTCTCCCGCTGGAGCGATCAAAGCCGACTCACCCGCTGGTAAGTATCTTCAGGAAAATGGTGTCACTCCCCAAAATTTCAACAGCTACGGTAGCCGACGTGGCAATGACCGGGTGATGACACGCGGAACGTTTGCGAACATTCGTCTCAGTAACTTACTCGCCCCCGGAACCACCGGTGGTGTGACCACTTACCTTCCTACCGGCGATCAGACTTCGATTTACGAAGCGTCACTCAAATACAAAGAAGCAGGTAAACCTCTAATTGTGCTGGCCGGTGGTGATTATGGAATGGGTTCTTCACGCGACTGGGCTGCCAAAGGAACATTCCTGCTGGGTATCAAAGCAGTCATCGCCACCTCATTCGAGCGAATTCACCGATCCAATCTGGTCGGAATGGGTGTGCTGCCTTTGCAATTCCGTGATGGCGAAAGCCGTGAAGAACTGGGACTGGATGGAACAGAATCATTCGACATTGAACTGGATGACGATCTGAAGCCAGGTCAAGCCATTCGCGTAACCGCTACCAAAGCAGATGGGACTCAGGTTCTGTTTACCGCTCAGTGTCGTGTGGATACACCGGTGGAAGTCGAATACTACCGGAATGGCGGCATCCTGCATAAAGTACTCCGAGATCTGGCACAATCCTGA
- a CDS encoding RluA family pseudouridine synthase, producing the protein MKPVYEVDLIVEKYLNGARIDRFLSRHFRNYSTYRLQRMVQAGFARVNEIPAHPLQRVFCGQQVSIALVEPPDKTYEPEPLPLEVLFEDAWLIIINKPPGIIAHPAGKILSGTVANALQFYLDHQTGIRSLLRPGIVHRLDQFTSGILIVAKEHVAHRNLSIQFQKNQIRKSYIAIVRGSPQQDQFENRSAIGEHPTQAGVCMSTHPQALRAKSALTKFEVLERFPHYSLLRAFPQTGRLHQIRVHLADLGFPIIADDFYGNDESLSTERQLITRQALHAEQIEFTHPITNLCMKITAGAPDDFHQTLQRLRSA; encoded by the coding sequence ATGAAACCTGTCTATGAAGTCGATCTGATCGTCGAGAAATACCTGAATGGTGCTCGCATTGATCGGTTTCTGAGTCGTCATTTCAGAAATTATTCGACATATCGTTTACAACGTATGGTGCAGGCTGGCTTTGCCAGAGTCAATGAGATACCTGCCCATCCACTGCAGCGCGTGTTTTGTGGGCAGCAAGTCAGCATTGCGCTTGTAGAGCCTCCAGACAAAACATATGAACCGGAACCGTTGCCGCTGGAAGTCCTGTTTGAAGACGCCTGGTTAATCATTATTAACAAACCTCCCGGAATCATTGCGCATCCGGCTGGTAAGATTTTATCAGGAACCGTTGCCAACGCACTCCAATTTTATTTGGATCATCAAACAGGAATTCGTAGCCTGTTAAGACCGGGCATTGTGCACCGCCTTGATCAATTTACCAGTGGTATCTTAATCGTGGCGAAAGAGCATGTGGCACATCGGAATCTTTCGATTCAGTTTCAGAAAAATCAAATCAGAAAATCGTATATCGCAATTGTACGAGGCAGCCCTCAACAGGATCAATTTGAAAACCGTTCTGCCATCGGGGAACACCCCACACAAGCGGGAGTCTGCATGTCTACACATCCACAGGCACTGCGTGCAAAATCGGCTTTGACAAAATTTGAAGTGCTAGAGCGTTTTCCACATTATTCGTTGCTACGGGCATTCCCGCAAACAGGTCGATTGCATCAAATTCGCGTTCATCTGGCGGATCTAGGATTTCCCATCATCGCCGATGATTTCTATGGAAACGATGAATCTCTCTCTACCGAACGGCAACTCATTACGAGACAAGCACTGCATGCCGAACAAATTGAGTTCACTCATCCCATCACGAATCTATGTATGAAAATAACCGCTGGAGCACCCGATGACTTTCACCAGACGCTCCAGCGGTTACGGAGTGCCTAG
- the sthA gene encoding Si-specific NAD(P)(+) transhydrogenase has product MKYDLVIIGSGPAGHKAAIAASKLGKRVAIIERNFRGMGGVCLHKGTIPSKTMREAILYLTGYRHRDVYSKQYRKKRRITMQDLRLKLASVAENELDVIHDQLERNGVEVFIGEARFASPHDVEVDCETGRKKLYGEYILVATGTKPSRPSHIPFDGKTIFDSDEILDLKQIPRSMIVVGGGVIGIEYAIMFATLGVEVTVLDGRERLLEFCDQEIIDALIHHARSLGMVFRMGEEVVGIERFSDKMAAVQTESGKRLVADSVLYTVGRVGDADELNFQAAGLEPDERGRLWCNEEHQTWVPHIYGAGDIVGFPALASVSMEQGRRVVCNAFNEPFEAFDIMPYGLFTIPEISMIGKTEQQLTEEHVPYEVGAARYREIARGQISGDTEGMLKILFHRETLRILGIHAIGESATEIVHIGQTVMSFGGTIEYFRNAVFNYPTMAECYKVAAFDGLEKMSLDRLFEEARLTKANAEQSAEDKSQTELDEQETIEV; this is encoded by the coding sequence ATGAAATACGATCTTGTCATTATTGGAAGTGGCCCAGCTGGGCATAAAGCGGCGATTGCCGCATCGAAGCTGGGGAAGCGGGTAGCCATTATTGAACGCAATTTTCGTGGGATGGGGGGAGTCTGTTTGCATAAAGGCACGATCCCTTCAAAAACGATGCGTGAAGCCATTCTGTATCTCACTGGATATCGTCATCGTGATGTTTATAGCAAGCAGTATCGCAAAAAACGCCGCATCACAATGCAGGATCTCCGCTTGAAGCTGGCCAGCGTTGCTGAAAATGAATTGGATGTGATACACGATCAATTAGAGCGAAATGGCGTTGAAGTATTCATAGGTGAGGCCAGATTTGCCAGTCCGCATGACGTGGAAGTAGATTGCGAAACGGGGCGAAAGAAATTGTATGGGGAGTATATTCTGGTGGCGACGGGTACAAAACCTTCTCGTCCTTCACACATTCCTTTTGATGGAAAAACTATCTTTGATTCCGACGAAATACTCGATCTGAAGCAGATTCCCCGCTCAATGATTGTTGTTGGTGGTGGCGTGATTGGGATCGAATATGCGATTATGTTCGCTACATTGGGTGTTGAAGTGACTGTCTTAGATGGCCGAGAACGCTTGCTCGAATTTTGCGATCAAGAAATCATTGACGCGTTGATTCACCATGCCCGATCTTTAGGAATGGTTTTCCGTATGGGAGAAGAGGTTGTAGGGATCGAACGATTCTCCGATAAAATGGCAGCCGTCCAGACAGAAAGTGGAAAGCGTCTCGTAGCTGATTCTGTATTATATACAGTGGGGCGTGTGGGCGATGCCGACGAATTGAATTTCCAGGCAGCCGGGTTGGAACCAGATGAACGTGGTCGACTGTGGTGCAATGAGGAGCATCAGACTTGGGTCCCTCACATCTACGGGGCCGGCGATATTGTCGGTTTTCCTGCTCTTGCCAGTGTTTCGATGGAGCAGGGAAGACGAGTGGTTTGTAATGCGTTTAATGAACCATTTGAGGCCTTTGATATTATGCCTTATGGTTTGTTTACCATTCCCGAAATTTCGATGATTGGGAAAACTGAGCAACAGTTGACCGAAGAACATGTTCCTTACGAAGTGGGGGCAGCCCGCTATCGGGAAATTGCGCGAGGACAAATCTCAGGTGATACAGAAGGGATGTTGAAAATTCTCTTTCACCGCGAAACATTGAGGATTCTTGGCATTCATGCCATCGGAGAGTCTGCGACAGAAATTGTACATATTGGCCAGACTGTGATGTCATTTGGTGGTACGATTGAGTACTTCCGCAATGCAGTCTTTAATTACCCCACTATGGCGGAATGCTATAAAGTAGCCGCCTTTGATGGGCTGGAAAAAATGAGTTTGGATCGTTTATTCGAAGAAGCCAGACTCACGAAAGCGAATGCCGAACAATCCGCCGAGGACAAATCGCAAACTGAACTGGACGAACAGGAAACCATTGAGGTCTAG
- the msrP gene encoding protein-methionine-sulfoxide reductase catalytic subunit MsrP → MNYQIRKIWNVSESEHTPETVFQNRKAHRREFLKMMGYGVGIAGFSDLLSGCQQATEEEIEKAGAVAPLPEAFQSIYPAPHNPTFKYGRPETVPKEAEEFTNFYEFTGPTTKEAWKYVENFITTPWSVSVEGECEKPRTFDMDDFYKEMKFEERAYRHRCVETWAMCVPWTGFALSHLLKLVEPKPTAKFVAFETFNKPNEAPYMKANGTAYWPWPYTEGLSMAEAMNELTFIATGLYGKPLLKQNGAPIRLVVPWKYGFKSGKSIVKIKLTSEQPVTFWNSVNPDEYGFVANVNPDVPHPRWSQRTEWMLGTEKRYDTKLYNGYGEYVSGLYTG, encoded by the coding sequence ATGAACTATCAGATCCGCAAAATCTGGAACGTCTCCGAGAGTGAACATACACCTGAAACGGTATTTCAGAATCGTAAAGCACATCGGCGGGAGTTTCTGAAAATGATGGGCTATGGTGTAGGAATCGCTGGTTTTTCAGATCTTCTTTCAGGTTGTCAACAAGCGACTGAGGAGGAAATTGAGAAAGCGGGTGCCGTTGCTCCACTGCCTGAGGCATTTCAATCGATCTATCCAGCCCCTCACAACCCCACTTTTAAGTATGGTCGCCCGGAGACGGTCCCCAAAGAGGCAGAAGAATTCACCAACTTTTATGAATTCACAGGTCCGACTACCAAAGAAGCCTGGAAGTACGTTGAGAATTTCATAACTACTCCCTGGTCAGTCAGTGTAGAGGGAGAATGTGAAAAACCTCGCACATTTGATATGGATGATTTTTATAAGGAAATGAAATTTGAAGAGCGTGCCTATCGTCATCGCTGTGTTGAAACATGGGCCATGTGCGTTCCCTGGACTGGATTCGCTCTTTCCCACTTATTGAAACTTGTAGAACCCAAGCCAACCGCAAAATTTGTGGCGTTCGAGACCTTCAACAAACCGAACGAAGCGCCCTATATGAAAGCAAATGGTACTGCATACTGGCCTTGGCCTTATACTGAAGGCTTGAGTATGGCTGAGGCCATGAACGAGCTTACGTTTATTGCAACCGGCCTGTATGGTAAACCACTACTCAAGCAGAATGGTGCCCCCATTCGTCTGGTTGTTCCCTGGAAATATGGGTTCAAGTCCGGTAAATCCATTGTCAAAATCAAGCTCACCTCCGAACAACCAGTTACTTTTTGGAATAGCGTCAACCCCGACGAATACGGGTTCGTGGCTAACGTCAATCCTGATGTTCCTCATCCTCGGTGGAGCCAGCGTACTGAGTGGATGCTGGGAACTGAAAAACGCTACGATACAAAGCTATATAACGGATATGGTGAGTATGTAAGTGGACTCTACACTGGTTAA